One part of the Halopenitus persicus genome encodes these proteins:
- a CDS encoding electron transfer flavoprotein subunit beta/FixA family protein — translation MKALVTVKEVVTVGDEFEIEGTEIPPQYLETELNEWDSFALEEAVQLREADVIEEVVTVTIGPESCENTIRQALAKGADRGIRIWDEALEDVSQLDVNAKTDILSAVVESENPDLILSGVQAGDDGFGATGVSLAREIGFQWGAVVNHLNHEIADGVAAVRRELEGGIEEETEIELPAVLTIQSGINEPRYASMRGIRQARQKELASVTLTDLGVTSDAVTPELRLTDMYEPETESAATVFEGDAEETAGRLADLLENKGVVQ, via the coding sequence ATGAAGGCCTTGGTCACGGTCAAGGAAGTGGTAACCGTCGGAGACGAATTCGAGATCGAGGGGACGGAGATCCCACCACAGTACCTCGAAACTGAGCTTAACGAATGGGATAGCTTCGCCCTCGAAGAAGCAGTCCAGCTCAGGGAAGCGGATGTCATCGAAGAAGTCGTCACGGTTACGATCGGCCCCGAGAGCTGTGAGAATACCATCAGGCAGGCGCTCGCGAAGGGCGCCGACAGAGGGATACGGATCTGGGACGAGGCGCTCGAAGACGTCTCGCAGCTGGACGTGAACGCGAAAACGGACATCCTCAGCGCAGTCGTCGAATCCGAGAATCCGGATCTGATCCTCTCCGGCGTTCAGGCGGGAGACGACGGGTTCGGCGCGACCGGCGTCTCCCTGGCCCGCGAGATAGGCTTCCAGTGGGGAGCGGTCGTCAATCACCTCAACCACGAGATTGCGGATGGCGTGGCGGCCGTCCGCCGTGAACTCGAAGGCGGAATCGAAGAGGAAACCGAGATCGAACTCCCCGCGGTTCTGACGATCCAATCGGGGATCAACGAACCACGCTATGCGAGTATGCGCGGTATCCGACAGGCTCGCCAGAAGGAGCTTGCTTCGGTGACGTTGACTGATCTCGGCGTCACGAGCGATGCCGTCACGCCCGAACTCAGACTCACCGATATGTACGAGCCCGAAACCGAGAGCGCCGCGACCGTTTTCGAGGGGGATGCCGAGGAGACGGCCGGACGGTTGGCTGATCTGCTTGAGAACAAGGGGGTGGTCCAATGA
- a CDS encoding ABC transporter substrate-binding protein — protein sequence MRETLSTRRRILKSGAALTGAGLLAGCSGDGGSVSGNDGDGNSAGTGTGGNSGGSSSASDGTITVGTIHPQTGPYAVFTESVEASVQIAADRINQNGGVNGNTIEVLNRDSQLDPSTAVQEARDLVQAENADILVGATSSAVTRAITDVAKRNGVIQLNATSASPSLTGENCSRYFFRFRPTTEHQAIPFCPWLYENVGQTMSIYYSDYAWGQSGLENFSAEFEDAGGEVLNSVAVPLGTSDQSSYISSIDTNADVLVPVMGGSDAAAFLEQGNSYGIFEEMEVAAPGSDFLGGHLEQAIEGMTIITAFMPRAVGLWDTPYIQNFIDEYQSRMDGMPMMQSIRPFDMMNQVFSTAASIDYGGRGDTDALIGALQGREFSADNYARAAFIRSANNQMTYEQAIMRAENDSFTQMKAAALDPLRDIPTQCEF from the coding sequence ATGCGTGAGACCTTGTCAACACGGCGGAGAATCTTGAAATCGGGCGCGGCGCTGACGGGCGCTGGGCTCCTAGCAGGCTGCTCCGGGGACGGTGGTTCCGTATCGGGGAACGACGGAGACGGGAACTCCGCCGGGACCGGAACCGGTGGAAACTCCGGCGGGAGCAGTAGCGCTTCAGATGGGACGATTACGGTCGGGACGATCCATCCACAGACGGGACCGTACGCCGTGTTCACCGAATCGGTCGAGGCAAGCGTTCAGATCGCTGCCGATCGGATCAATCAGAACGGTGGAGTGAACGGGAACACGATCGAGGTGCTGAACAGGGACAGCCAGTTGGACCCGAGCACGGCTGTGCAAGAAGCACGCGATCTCGTACAAGCCGAGAACGCCGACATCCTGGTCGGAGCGACGTCGTCCGCGGTAACCCGTGCAATCACCGACGTCGCCAAACGGAACGGAGTGATCCAGCTGAACGCGACGTCCGCATCTCCATCACTAACCGGTGAGAACTGTAGCCGCTACTTCTTCCGCTTCCGACCGACGACCGAACACCAAGCCATCCCCTTTTGTCCGTGGCTCTACGAGAACGTCGGCCAGACGATGAGCATCTACTACTCCGACTACGCGTGGGGGCAAAGCGGCTTGGAGAACTTCAGCGCCGAATTCGAGGACGCGGGAGGGGAGGTGCTCAACTCCGTCGCCGTCCCTCTGGGGACGTCCGACCAGAGCAGTTACATCTCGAGCATCGACACGAATGCGGACGTCCTGGTTCCGGTTATGGGTGGCTCGGACGCGGCAGCATTCCTCGAACAGGGCAATAGCTACGGGATCTTCGAGGAGATGGAGGTCGCAGCTCCCGGTTCGGATTTCTTGGGCGGACATCTCGAGCAGGCCATCGAGGGAATGACGATCATCACCGCGTTTATGCCTCGCGCGGTCGGGCTCTGGGATACGCCGTACATCCAGAACTTCATCGATGAGTATCAGAGCCGGATGGACGGAATGCCAATGATGCAGTCCATCAGGCCGTTCGATATGATGAACCAAGTGTTCTCAACTGCTGCGAGCATCGACTACGGGGGGCGAGGGGACACGGATGCGCTTATCGGCGCCCTTCAGGGACGGGAGTTCAGCGCGGATAACTATGCACGCGCGGCGTTCATACGTTCGGCCAACAACCAAATGACCTACGAGCAGGCGATCATGCGCGCCGAGAATGATAGTTTCACCCAGATGAAAGCAGCTGCACTGGACCCACTCAGGGACATCCCGACGCAGTGTGAATTCTAA
- a CDS encoding ABC transporter ATP-binding protein gives MIGIRRMSEVLSTDGLTKSFSGFLAIDNVDFAIEHGELRALIGPNGAGKTTFFNLLSGTFSPTEGTIEVKGEDVTGKQPHQIVDHGIARSFQISNLFDGMTVMENLRLGVLSTRTDGFSLSFLASDIENDERVKSQAYEVARQVDLGDAADAEVSELSHGQKRKLEIGIALSLDPELLLLDEPAAGLTTDETMELVDTIRSVSDDRTILLIEHDMELVHDLADTISVLHHGELIAEGDPTDVRENSQVQNVYLGGE, from the coding sequence GTGATCGGTATCCGACGTATGAGTGAAGTACTATCGACCGACGGCCTCACAAAGTCCTTCAGCGGGTTCCTCGCGATCGATAACGTCGACTTCGCCATTGAGCACGGCGAGCTCAGGGCGCTCATCGGACCCAATGGAGCAGGAAAGACCACGTTCTTCAACCTCCTCTCAGGAACGTTCTCGCCGACGGAAGGGACGATCGAAGTCAAAGGGGAGGACGTTACCGGAAAGCAACCGCACCAGATCGTCGATCACGGGATCGCGAGATCGTTCCAGATATCGAACCTCTTCGACGGAATGACCGTGATGGAGAACCTTCGTCTCGGAGTCCTTTCGACGAGAACGGATGGCTTTTCACTATCATTTCTTGCTTCCGACATCGAAAATGACGAACGGGTGAAATCGCAAGCCTACGAGGTCGCACGCCAAGTCGACTTGGGTGACGCCGCCGACGCCGAGGTGAGCGAGCTCTCGCACGGACAGAAACGAAAACTCGAGATCGGGATCGCACTCAGCCTCGATCCTGAGCTGCTCTTGCTCGACGAACCGGCAGCCGGACTCACAACGGACGAAACGATGGAATTGGTCGATACGATCCGAAGCGTCAGTGATGACCGGACGATCCTGTTGATCGAACACGATATGGAGTTGGTTCACGACCTTGCCGATACGATCAGCGTGTTACACCACGGGGAGTTGATCGCCGAAGGTGATCCGACGGACGTAAGGGAGAACAGTCAGGTACAGAACGTGTACCTTGGAGGTGAATAG
- a CDS encoding branched-chain amino acid ABC transporter permease, translating into MVELSQIVIPILNGLSTGLSLALVAVGLTLVFGVMHVVNMAHTEFYMIGAYLILVLLGVVGNYWVALVLAAVAVAVIALPVERFVFAPIRDRDPVQSMIISFALLFISHRAAFEIFGGRIRSISTPVSGATDLWLVTYPTERLLIIVAAAVVLTLAWIFLERTRYGLLIRASAQDIENARSLGIRVDRVYAMTFAISAFLATIAAGFLAPIQGVYPTVGLTVLLDIFIIAIVGGMGSIPGAVVAALLIGLTRSIATIWIAPWTTQLLVFVLVIAVILVRPQGIFSN; encoded by the coding sequence ATGGTCGAGTTGAGTCAGATAGTCATTCCCATACTAAACGGGTTGTCGACCGGGCTTTCATTGGCATTAGTTGCCGTTGGGCTCACGCTAGTATTCGGTGTTATGCACGTCGTAAATATGGCTCACACGGAGTTCTATATGATCGGCGCGTACCTGATACTCGTGTTGTTAGGGGTCGTTGGGAACTACTGGGTCGCGTTGGTCCTGGCGGCGGTCGCAGTTGCCGTCATTGCGCTACCGGTTGAACGATTCGTATTCGCTCCGATCAGGGATAGGGACCCGGTACAGTCGATGATCATCTCTTTCGCCCTGCTATTCATTTCACACCGTGCCGCCTTCGAGATATTTGGGGGACGGATTCGATCGATATCGACACCAGTTAGCGGGGCGACGGATCTGTGGCTCGTCACGTATCCGACCGAGCGGCTGCTCATCATCGTCGCGGCCGCCGTCGTCCTGACCCTGGCCTGGATCTTCCTCGAACGGACGCGCTACGGCTTGCTCATCCGGGCGAGCGCGCAGGACATCGAAAACGCCCGGTCGCTCGGGATCCGTGTGGATCGAGTGTACGCGATGACCTTCGCGATAAGCGCGTTTTTGGCCACGATCGCAGCAGGATTCCTTGCGCCGATCCAGGGAGTCTATCCAACCGTGGGGCTCACCGTCCTGCTGGACATCTTCATCATCGCCATCGTTGGTGGAATGGGCAGCATTCCGGGCGCCGTCGTTGCAGCCCTCCTGATCGGGTTGACTCGATCCATCGCCACGATCTGGATAGCACCCTGGACGACACAGCTCCTCGTGTTCGTGCTCGTGATCGCCGTCATACTGGTTCGCCCACAGGGAATCTTTTCGAACTGA
- a CDS encoding class I adenylate-forming enzyme family protein, translated as MITQSQLLKRNVRHRGDSVALQLLDDDEEWTYAEFDERVNRVASGLQQRGLREGDRVPIVLYNTPEFPLSVYACYRIGAIPVPLNYMFSAADFEYVIDDLNAEAIVYDHEDRETIQTAIENSGTSLRPIQVGGVPPQGETFNSVLDSGVDSEPSPVSPNDGRISYILYTSGTTGRPKGVVISQASAYHRIQQAHAAQGHITQETVGLQLSPFFHAGGMGTMINPVLCAGGSLLLAKDWGPDMAPEAVSEHGVTYVVTVPTVAKRMADRDDIDEFDFSTVEVLHCMGSPLSKQLVTQLSESLTPNIFNGYGSTESMYDLILRPEDLPEHAGKTGRPSAAKQVRIAKYDPKDGVSPEEETDVGEEGELLVKGEGLVDYYFNAQDATNRSFEEGWYRTKDLAVRDEAGYVTITGRADDMILSGGELVSPVEVEETLEGYDAVVSAIVVGVPDEEWGQRVKAYVSGDGVTEDELDTYCKHDSDLADYKRPREYEFVESVKRTATGKKQRFKYRPD; from the coding sequence ATGATTACGCAAAGCCAGCTTTTGAAGCGGAACGTACGACATCGGGGTGACTCAGTCGCGTTGCAACTGCTCGATGATGATGAGGAGTGGACCTACGCGGAGTTCGACGAACGAGTGAATCGTGTCGCAAGCGGACTCCAACAGCGGGGACTTCGTGAGGGCGACCGTGTGCCGATCGTGTTGTACAACACGCCGGAATTTCCGCTCTCGGTGTACGCCTGCTACAGGATCGGCGCGATACCGGTACCGCTGAACTATATGTTCAGTGCGGCCGACTTCGAGTACGTGATCGACGACCTGAACGCCGAGGCGATCGTCTACGACCACGAGGATCGTGAGACGATCCAGACGGCCATCGAGAACTCCGGGACGTCCCTCAGACCGATACAGGTCGGTGGAGTGCCGCCGCAGGGAGAGACCTTCAACAGCGTCCTCGACAGCGGCGTCGATAGCGAACCCTCGCCTGTAAGCCCGAACGACGGGCGTATTTCCTACATCCTCTACACCAGCGGCACCACCGGACGGCCGAAAGGCGTCGTCATCAGCCAGGCATCCGCTTACCACCGTATCCAGCAAGCACACGCCGCGCAGGGCCATATCACCCAGGAAACGGTCGGCCTCCAACTCTCCCCGTTCTTCCACGCCGGTGGGATGGGTACGATGATCAATCCCGTGTTATGTGCCGGCGGCTCCCTCCTGCTTGCAAAGGACTGGGGGCCCGATATGGCGCCGGAAGCGGTGAGTGAACACGGAGTCACGTACGTCGTCACGGTTCCGACCGTCGCCAAGCGAATGGCGGATCGAGACGATATCGATGAGTTCGACTTCTCGACGGTCGAGGTGCTCCATTGTATGGGTTCTCCGCTTTCGAAGCAACTCGTGACTCAGCTTTCGGAATCGCTGACTCCGAACATCTTCAACGGCTACGGTTCGACCGAATCGATGTACGACCTCATCCTTCGTCCCGAGGATCTCCCGGAACACGCCGGGAAAACGGGACGACCCAGCGCTGCCAAACAGGTCCGGATCGCGAAGTACGATCCGAAGGATGGGGTTTCTCCGGAAGAGGAAACCGACGTCGGCGAGGAGGGTGAATTGCTCGTCAAAGGCGAAGGGCTCGTCGACTACTACTTCAACGCACAGGATGCCACGAACCGGTCCTTCGAGGAGGGGTGGTATCGAACGAAGGACCTGGCCGTCCGTGATGAGGCGGGTTACGTGACGATCACGGGCCGGGCGGACGATATGATCCTGAGCGGTGGTGAACTCGTCTCGCCGGTCGAAGTCGAGGAAACCCTCGAAGGATACGATGCCGTTGTTAGCGCAATCGTGGTTGGCGTTCCGGACGAAGAGTGGGGCCAGCGAGTGAAGGCATACGTTTCGGGGGACGGGGTGACGGAAGACGAGCTTGATACGTACTGCAAACACGACTCCGATCTGGCCGATTACAAACGGCCACGGGAGTACGAATTCGTCGAGTCGGTGAAACGGACGGCTACAGGCAAGAAGCAACGATTCAAGTACCGACCGGACTGA
- a CDS encoding electron transfer flavoprotein subunit alpha/FixB family protein, whose product MTDVLAVADHRQGSLRDVSFELVTAAAKLTEQTSGDLHLLIIGGPVEEFAEKLNLQGVDVIHTVDEGMEFNHDVYVQAVTQVYKAVAAEYVVAPNSANGLDYAPAVANTLDLPLATDVIGLDATDATLAVTREMYGGKVATTNELDGSAVVTIRGAEWPMAAETGTASVKTVDFSLDEGSVGSRVTGFRETTGGGVDISEADVLVSIGRGIDEEENLNIIRELAESLDATISCSRPIVDSGWLPKNRQVGQSGKVVTPDVYLAIGISGAVQHVAGMKGSDTIVAINTDTDAPIMDIADYAIHDDLFDVVPALTEQFQ is encoded by the coding sequence ATGACGGACGTCCTCGCCGTCGCCGATCATCGGCAAGGGTCGTTGCGGGACGTGAGCTTCGAACTGGTCACCGCCGCGGCGAAGCTGACCGAACAAACGAGTGGGGACCTCCATCTCTTGATCATCGGTGGACCGGTCGAGGAGTTCGCCGAGAAGCTGAATCTACAGGGCGTCGACGTGATCCACACCGTCGACGAGGGGATGGAATTCAACCACGACGTCTACGTTCAGGCGGTTACGCAGGTGTACAAGGCGGTGGCTGCGGAGTACGTGGTGGCACCGAACAGCGCCAACGGTCTCGATTACGCCCCAGCCGTCGCGAACACGCTCGATCTCCCACTGGCAACCGACGTCATCGGACTCGACGCGACCGATGCGACGCTCGCCGTGACACGGGAGATGTACGGGGGGAAGGTCGCGACGACGAACGAGTTGGATGGATCTGCAGTCGTCACGATCCGTGGTGCGGAGTGGCCGATGGCTGCAGAGACGGGGACGGCCAGCGTCAAAACCGTCGATTTTAGCCTTGATGAGGGAAGCGTCGGCTCCCGTGTTACGGGCTTCCGTGAGACGACGGGTGGCGGAGTAGACATCTCTGAGGCGGACGTCCTCGTCTCGATCGGACGCGGGATCGACGAGGAGGAGAACCTGAACATCATCCGCGAGCTGGCGGAGTCGCTCGATGCGACGATCTCCTGTTCCCGCCCGATCGTCGACAGCGGGTGGCTTCCGAAGAACCGGCAGGTCGGACAGTCCGGGAAGGTCGTGACGCCCGATGTGTATCTCGCCATCGGAATCTCCGGAGCGGTCCAACACGTAGCTGGTATGAAAGGGTCGGATACCATCGTGGCGATCAACACCGATACGGATGCCCCGATCATGGACATCGCCGACTACGCGATCCACGACGACCTCTTCGACGTCGTTCCAGCATTGACGGAGCAGTTCCAGTAG
- a CDS encoding MaoC/PaaZ C-terminal domain-containing protein — MVQYYEDLEPGAEFEVGTFTLRKDEIVEFAERFDPQPFHMDEQAASESMFGQLIASGLHTLCVATRVFTEEYLQAEDNVAIMGGVGIDQLRWHQPVAPGQDLTLGVEIQAKSDEDCHPDGGYVDFKRTVANADGEPVMTDLSRGIIEKRSA; from the coding sequence ATGGTGCAGTATTACGAGGATCTGGAACCCGGTGCTGAGTTCGAAGTCGGTACGTTCACGCTACGTAAGGACGAGATCGTCGAATTCGCCGAACGGTTCGACCCCCAACCGTTCCATATGGACGAGCAAGCCGCAAGTGAATCGATGTTCGGCCAGCTCATCGCCAGTGGACTCCACACCCTCTGTGTTGCCACTCGTGTCTTCACCGAAGAGTATCTGCAAGCGGAGGATAACGTGGCGATTATGGGTGGTGTTGGAATCGACCAGCTTCGATGGCACCAACCCGTGGCTCCGGGTCAGGACCTGACACTCGGCGTCGAGATCCAGGCGAAATCGGACGAAGACTGCCACCCTGACGGCGGATACGTCGATTTTAAACGAACAGTAGCAAACGCGGACGGTGAACCTGTGATGACCGATCTGTCCCGGGGAATCATCGAGAAACGATCAGCATAG
- a CDS encoding branched-chain amino acid ABC transporter permease, producing the protein MFQKLLGSFDDGRLASQPIRTLAVIGVLGLLFAAPRLASASDVRLLTQILVFGLFALGYDVLYGYNGVVSFGHAVFFGLGGYLFGVPFTQFGVESIWLMLVLAVLGTALIGLLIGIVSVRTRDVYFSILTLIWALVVTTIIKNLEITGAHDGFSLSLPDLVLVPGTVSVSLYEQHVVYYLALVCLLLTFLIANRLVRSPLGEVLQGGKANSNRLTYLGYDERKYRVVAFTISCGIAGFAGALQVILTGYVSPSLLSYLLSGEVILWTIIGGAGTLVGPILGASVITLLEESLSGLISWWEIPVGMIFIAILIYMPDGIVGQVRTLFHSWATRDESDE; encoded by the coding sequence ATGTTTCAGAAACTCCTCGGCAGCTTCGACGATGGACGACTCGCTTCCCAACCGATCCGGACGCTCGCGGTGATCGGCGTTCTCGGGCTACTGTTCGCTGCACCCCGGTTAGCCAGCGCCTCCGACGTCCGACTATTGACTCAGATCCTCGTATTCGGCCTCTTTGCGCTGGGGTACGATGTTCTCTACGGCTACAACGGCGTGGTCAGCTTCGGCCACGCGGTGTTTTTTGGCTTGGGTGGGTATCTCTTCGGCGTTCCGTTCACGCAGTTCGGGGTCGAGAGCATCTGGCTGATGCTGGTCCTCGCAGTTCTCGGAACCGCCCTGATCGGGCTTTTGATCGGGATCGTTTCCGTTCGAACCCGGGACGTCTATTTCTCGATCCTCACGCTGATTTGGGCACTGGTCGTGACGACGATCATCAAGAACCTGGAGATCACTGGTGCCCACGACGGGTTCTCCCTGTCCCTTCCTGACCTCGTTTTGGTCCCCGGCACAGTTAGCGTTTCCCTCTACGAACAACATGTCGTCTACTATCTCGCGCTGGTCTGTCTGCTCCTGACGTTCCTCATCGCCAATCGTCTCGTACGCTCGCCACTTGGGGAGGTTCTGCAAGGGGGGAAAGCAAACAGTAACCGACTCACGTATCTCGGATACGATGAACGGAAGTATCGCGTGGTCGCGTTCACGATCTCCTGTGGTATCGCTGGATTCGCCGGTGCACTTCAGGTGATCTTAACGGGCTACGTGAGTCCGAGCCTGCTGAGCTACCTCTTGTCAGGAGAGGTGATCCTATGGACGATCATCGGCGGTGCCGGAACGCTCGTCGGTCCGATTCTCGGTGCCTCCGTCATTACGCTGCTCGAGGAGTCTCTCAGTGGCTTGATTTCCTGGTGGGAGATCCCTGTCGGAATGATATTCATTGCCATTTTGATATATATGCCGGACGGTATCGTGGGACAGGTACGAACGCTGTTCCACAGCTGGGCGACTCGGGACGAGTCCGACGAGTAA
- a CDS encoding IclR family transcriptional regulator: MNESTPPMKSVQRAFEIVEALRDNGPAGPSRIAEELGMPKSTAYVYLRSLRETGFVIGENGQYRLSYMFLNTGSRIKHRQRIFQVARGDIARLANETGESVTLSIEEAGRTIVLQEESKEESIDLGLYSGMSAPLHSQAGGKTILAELPPSRITDIIDSQGLTAATNHTITDEKRLRDQLETIRETGYAVDWDQHVVGMGTMGVPIVVEGEPIGAIGIACPTERMKDEDYQEDLLKLARECTESITVSYQYSR; the protein is encoded by the coding sequence ATGAACGAAAGCACGCCGCCGATGAAGTCCGTCCAACGAGCCTTCGAGATCGTTGAAGCGCTTCGCGACAATGGGCCGGCAGGCCCCTCACGCATCGCCGAGGAACTGGGTATGCCAAAGAGCACTGCCTACGTGTACCTCCGGTCGCTCCGTGAGACTGGGTTCGTCATCGGGGAAAACGGACAGTATCGGCTGAGCTATATGTTTTTGAACACCGGATCGCGAATCAAGCATCGTCAGCGAATCTTTCAGGTCGCTCGTGGGGACATAGCACGACTCGCCAATGAGACCGGCGAGTCCGTTACTCTCTCGATCGAGGAAGCTGGTCGGACGATCGTTCTCCAGGAGGAGTCGAAAGAGGAATCGATCGATCTCGGTCTGTACTCCGGAATGTCCGCGCCGCTGCACTCCCAGGCTGGTGGTAAGACGATCCTCGCCGAGTTGCCACCCTCGCGGATCACCGATATCATCGACAGCCAGGGGCTCACGGCGGCCACCAACCACACGATCACCGACGAGAAGCGATTACGCGACCAACTCGAGACGATTCGAGAGACGGGGTACGCTGTCGACTGGGACCAGCACGTCGTCGGTATGGGGACGATGGGAGTCCCGATCGTCGTCGAGGGTGAACCGATCGGGGCGATCGGGATCGCCTGTCCAACCGAGCGGATGAAAGACGAGGACTACCAAGAAGATCTGTTGAAACTCGCTCGAGAGTGTACGGAATCGATCACGGTGAGCTACCAGTACAGTCGATAA
- a CDS encoding ABC transporter ATP-binding protein → MLSVDEIHTYYGDSHVLNGISMAVDESEVVALLGRNGAGKTTTLRSIMGHQPPRRGTIELRNEDITGFAPEDVFRKGVGFVPEDRGIFPDLTVRENLLVGLDSNRNTEEPLKPAFEYFPRLEERMGQKAGTLSGGEQQMLSIGRVIVSEPDVLLIDEPTEGLMPKLVTEIGEIIDQLNQDGHTIVLVEQNSQLALDVSDTAYIIEKGEVKYSGDSTELSDNEAILEEYLTV, encoded by the coding sequence ATGCTTTCAGTGGACGAGATCCACACCTACTACGGAGATTCCCACGTGTTGAACGGGATTTCTATGGCGGTCGACGAATCGGAAGTGGTCGCGCTCCTGGGGCGCAACGGGGCCGGCAAAACGACCACGTTACGATCGATTATGGGTCACCAGCCGCCGCGGCGCGGAACGATCGAGCTACGGAATGAGGACATTACGGGATTCGCTCCCGAGGACGTCTTCCGAAAGGGAGTGGGATTCGTTCCCGAGGATCGGGGAATATTCCCGGATCTAACCGTCCGTGAGAACCTACTCGTTGGGCTCGATTCGAATCGGAACACCGAGGAGCCACTCAAACCGGCGTTCGAGTACTTCCCACGGCTTGAAGAACGAATGGGACAAAAAGCAGGGACGCTCTCGGGGGGCGAACAGCAGATGCTTTCGATCGGGCGCGTTATCGTCTCGGAGCCCGACGTCCTGCTCATCGACGAGCCGACCGAGGGACTTATGCCGAAGCTCGTGACTGAGATCGGCGAGATCATCGACCAGCTCAACCAAGACGGACATACTATCGTCCTGGTCGAGCAAAATAGTCAACTCGCGCTCGATGTCTCCGATACGGCGTACATCATCGAGAAGGGCGAAGTGAAATATAGCGGTGATTCAACCGAGTTAAGCGATAACGAAGCGATACTCGAGGAGTATCTAACCGTCTGA
- a CDS encoding acyl-CoA dehydrogenase family protein: protein MQFGLTDEQQAVRETVREFAENEIEPVAQEYNRNHEYPREIVDQANEMGLTGSLLPVEYGGTDMGYLTEVVITEELCRVDPAIGVAIGSWSAAANLIVDHGTEKQKEAFVQPTAEGEMTGGVAITEPQGGSDVTGIETTAEQDGDEYVINGTKLWITNGGIADYTIVFARTGPRNEDDPHQGISAFIVDTDQEGYSTEDSDLMGLHAENNTTVYLDDARVAEWRMIGEEGEAFLHLMDWFNKNRAKSVGAFGIGLAQGAFDKAFSYAREREQFDETLTDFQGLQWKFADMSIQIESARQLTYRTASLLDEGVVSPKHCALAKVKASETAREVANEALQLHGGHGYSKDYRIEQYYRDAKIFEIFEGTNEICRNIVAKELIKDDGLIEYRNH from the coding sequence ATGCAGTTTGGCCTGACTGATGAGCAACAAGCCGTCAGGGAGACGGTTCGTGAGTTCGCTGAGAACGAAATCGAGCCGGTCGCCCAGGAATACAACCGGAACCACGAATATCCACGCGAGATCGTTGATCAAGCGAACGAGATGGGACTCACTGGCTCGCTCCTCCCCGTCGAGTACGGCGGAACGGATATGGGATATCTCACGGAGGTCGTGATCACCGAGGAACTCTGTCGCGTTGATCCGGCCATCGGCGTTGCGATCGGGTCGTGGAGTGCGGCCGCGAACCTGATCGTCGACCACGGGACCGAGAAACAGAAAGAGGCCTTCGTCCAACCAACGGCCGAAGGCGAGATGACTGGCGGTGTCGCGATCACGGAACCACAAGGTGGAAGCGACGTCACCGGGATCGAAACGACCGCGGAGCAGGACGGTGACGAGTACGTCATCAACGGGACGAAGCTCTGGATCACCAACGGCGGGATCGCCGATTATACGATCGTCTTTGCCAGGACCGGTCCGCGTAACGAGGACGACCCTCACCAGGGGATCAGTGCCTTCATCGTCGACACGGATCAGGAGGGCTACTCGACGGAGGATTCCGACCTGATGGGCCTGCACGCCGAGAACAACACGACGGTGTACCTTGATGACGCCCGCGTCGCCGAGTGGCGGATGATCGGAGAGGAGGGCGAAGCCTTCCTCCATCTGATGGACTGGTTCAACAAGAACCGGGCCAAGAGCGTCGGCGCCTTCGGTATCGGTCTCGCACAGGGTGCCTTCGATAAGGCGTTCTCCTACGCCCGCGAGCGCGAGCAGTTCGACGAAACACTCACCGATTTCCAGGGATTGCAGTGGAAGTTCGCGGATATGAGCATACAAATCGAATCGGCACGTCAACTCACCTATCGGACCGCTTCGCTTCTCGATGAGGGAGTCGTCTCACCGAAACACTGCGCCCTCGCGAAGGTCAAAGCCAGCGAGACGGCTCGAGAGGTAGCCAATGAAGCGCTCCAGTTACACGGTGGACACGGATACTCCAAGGACTATCGGATCGAGCAGTACTACCGTGACGCGAAAATCTTCGAGATCTTCGAGGGGACCAACGAGATCTGCCGAAACATCGTTGCGAAGGAACTGATCAAGGACGACGGACTCATCGAGTACCGGAACCACTAG